One window of Camelina sativa cultivar DH55 chromosome 4, Cs, whole genome shotgun sequence genomic DNA carries:
- the LOC104782442 gene encoding protein DA1-related 2-like isoform X3 produces the protein MDSSSSSSSSSSPSSSYGVARVSHISNPCIFAEVGSSSSSTYRDKRWKLMKWVSKLFKSGSNGGSGAARTNHYPPQFQEDENMDDRSRGGRDKEELDRAISLSLADDRKRPHGYGWSTDNNRDFPRPFHGGLNPSSFIPPYDPSYQCRRRQSRICGGCNRDIGMGNYLGCMGTFFHPECFCCHSCGYAITEHEFSLSGTKPYHKLCFKELTHPKCEVCHHFIPTNDAGLIEYRCHPFWNQKYCPAHEYDKTARCCSCERLESWDVRYYTLDDGRSLCLECMETAITDTGECQPLYHAIRDYYEGMYMKLDQQIPMLLVQREALNDAIVGEKNGYHHMPETRGLCLSEEQTVTSVLRRPRLGAHRLVGMRTQPQKLIRKCEVTAILVLYGLPRLLTGAILAHELMHGWLRLKGYRNLNPEVEEGICQVLSYMWLESEVLSDTSSRNLPSTSSAATPSSSSSSNKKGGKSNVEKKLGEFFKHQIAHDASPAYGGGFRAANAAVCKYGLRPTLDHIRYTGTFPL, from the exons atggattcttcttcctcttcctcttcttcttcttctccttcttcttcctacgGTGTTGCTCGTGTCAGCCATATCTCCAATCCTTGTATCTTCG CGGAAGTTGGGTCGTCATCTTCGTCGACATATAGAGATAAGAGATGGAAGTTGATGAAATGGGTGAGTAAGCTTTTCAAAAGTGGCTCTAATGGTGGTAGTGGTGCAGCTCGCACTAATCATTATCCTCCTCAGTTTCAAGAGGACGAGAATATG GATGATCGGTCGAGAGGCGGACGGGACAAAGAAGAACTCGACCGTGCAATTTCACTTTCTCTAGCCGACGACAGGAAGCGCCCACATG GGTATGGTTGGTCTACGGATAACAATCGAGATTTTCCAAGGCCTTTTCACGGTGGCTTGAATCCATCATCCTTCATTCCACCGTATGATCCTTCCTATCAATGCAGACGAAGACAAAG TAGAATATGCGGTGGTTGCAATCGTGATATTGGAATGGGTAACTATCTAGGATGCATGGGAACATTCTTTCATCCTGAATGCTTCTGTTGCCACTCTTGTGGTTACGCTATCACTGAGCATgag TTCTCTCTGTCAGGAACCAAACCCTATCATAAGCTTTGTTTCAAAGAGCTTACTCATCCCAAATGCGAAGTTTGTCACCATTTT ATTCCAACTAATGATGCTGGTTTGATCGAGTATCGATGCCATCCGTTTTGGAACCAAAAGTATTGCCCGGCTCACGAATACGATAAAACCGCTCGTTGTTGTAGCTGTGAACGCTTGGAG TCATGGGATGTGAGATATTACACGTTAGACGATGGGAGAAGTTTGTGTTTAGAATGTATGGAAACCGCGATAACCGACACTGGAGAGTGTCAACCGCTTTACCACGCGATAAGAGACTATTACGAAGGAATGTACATGAAACTTGATCAACAGATTCCTATGCTTCTTGTTCAAAGAGAAGCTCTCAATGATGCTATTGTAGGAGAGAAAAAC GGATACCATCACATGCCTGAGACAAGAGGGTTATGCTTGTCAGAAGAACAAACAGTTACAAGT GTTCTTAGAAGACCGAGACTTGGTGCTCACCGTCTTGTTGGTATGAGAACTCAGCCTCAAAAGCTAATACGAAAATGTGAAGTCACTGCGATTTTAGTTCTTTACGGCCTCCCAAG GTTACTAACTGGAGCAATTCTCGCCCATGAGCTCATGCACGGATGGCTAAGGCTCAAAG GGTATAGGAACCTTAACCCTGAGGTAGAGGAAGGAATCTGCCAAGTCCTCTCTTACATGTGGCTTGAGTCTGAGGTTCTCTCAGATACTTCATCAAGAAACTTGCCTTCAACATCATCCGCGGCCacgccatcatcatcatcgtcttctaaCAAGAAAGGAGGGAAATCAAACGTGGAGAAGAAACTTGGAGAGTTCTTTAAGCATCAGATAGCTCATGATGCATCTCCAGCTTATGGAGGAGGTTTCAGAGCAGCAAATGCAGCGGTGTGTAAGTACGGTCTGCGTCCCACACTCGATCATATCCGCTACACTGGAACTTTTCCGTTGTGA
- the LOC104782442 gene encoding protein DA1-related 2-like isoform X4, which yields MDSSSSSSSSSSPSSSYGVARVSHISNPCIFAEVGSSSSSTYRDKRWKLMKWVSKLFKSGSNGGSGAARTNHYPPQFQEDENMDDRSRGGRDKEELDRAISLSLADDRKRPHGYGWSTDNNRDFPRPFHGGLNPSSFIPPYDPSYQCRRRQRICGGCNRDIGMGNYLGCMGTFFHPECFCCHSCGYAITEHEFSLSGTKPYHKLCFKELTHPKCEVCHHFIPTNDAGLIEYRCHPFWNQKYCPAHEYDKTARCCSCERLESWDVRYYTLDDGRSLCLECMETAITDTGECQPLYHAIRDYYEGMYMKLDQQIPMLLVQREALNDAIVGEKNGYHHMPETRGLCLSEEQTVTSVLRRPRLGAHRLVGMRTQPQKLIRKCEVTAILVLYGLPRLLTGAILAHELMHGWLRLKGYRNLNPEVEEGICQVLSYMWLESEVLSDTSSRNLPSTSSAATPSSSSSSNKKGGKSNVEKKLGEFFKHQIAHDASPAYGGGFRAANAAVCKYGLRPTLDHIRYTGTFPL from the exons atggattcttcttcctcttcctcttcttcttcttctccttcttcttcctacgGTGTTGCTCGTGTCAGCCATATCTCCAATCCTTGTATCTTCG CGGAAGTTGGGTCGTCATCTTCGTCGACATATAGAGATAAGAGATGGAAGTTGATGAAATGGGTGAGTAAGCTTTTCAAAAGTGGCTCTAATGGTGGTAGTGGTGCAGCTCGCACTAATCATTATCCTCCTCAGTTTCAAGAGGACGAGAATATG GATGATCGGTCGAGAGGCGGACGGGACAAAGAAGAACTCGACCGTGCAATTTCACTTTCTCTAGCCGACGACAGGAAGCGCCCACATG GGTATGGTTGGTCTACGGATAACAATCGAGATTTTCCAAGGCCTTTTCACGGTGGCTTGAATCCATCATCCTTCATTCCACCGTATGATCCTTCCTATCAATGCAGACGAAGACAAAG AATATGCGGTGGTTGCAATCGTGATATTGGAATGGGTAACTATCTAGGATGCATGGGAACATTCTTTCATCCTGAATGCTTCTGTTGCCACTCTTGTGGTTACGCTATCACTGAGCATgag TTCTCTCTGTCAGGAACCAAACCCTATCATAAGCTTTGTTTCAAAGAGCTTACTCATCCCAAATGCGAAGTTTGTCACCATTTT ATTCCAACTAATGATGCTGGTTTGATCGAGTATCGATGCCATCCGTTTTGGAACCAAAAGTATTGCCCGGCTCACGAATACGATAAAACCGCTCGTTGTTGTAGCTGTGAACGCTTGGAG TCATGGGATGTGAGATATTACACGTTAGACGATGGGAGAAGTTTGTGTTTAGAATGTATGGAAACCGCGATAACCGACACTGGAGAGTGTCAACCGCTTTACCACGCGATAAGAGACTATTACGAAGGAATGTACATGAAACTTGATCAACAGATTCCTATGCTTCTTGTTCAAAGAGAAGCTCTCAATGATGCTATTGTAGGAGAGAAAAAC GGATACCATCACATGCCTGAGACAAGAGGGTTATGCTTGTCAGAAGAACAAACAGTTACAAGT GTTCTTAGAAGACCGAGACTTGGTGCTCACCGTCTTGTTGGTATGAGAACTCAGCCTCAAAAGCTAATACGAAAATGTGAAGTCACTGCGATTTTAGTTCTTTACGGCCTCCCAAG GTTACTAACTGGAGCAATTCTCGCCCATGAGCTCATGCACGGATGGCTAAGGCTCAAAG GGTATAGGAACCTTAACCCTGAGGTAGAGGAAGGAATCTGCCAAGTCCTCTCTTACATGTGGCTTGAGTCTGAGGTTCTCTCAGATACTTCATCAAGAAACTTGCCTTCAACATCATCCGCGGCCacgccatcatcatcatcgtcttctaaCAAGAAAGGAGGGAAATCAAACGTGGAGAAGAAACTTGGAGAGTTCTTTAAGCATCAGATAGCTCATGATGCATCTCCAGCTTATGGAGGAGGTTTCAGAGCAGCAAATGCAGCGGTGTGTAAGTACGGTCTGCGTCCCACACTCGATCATATCCGCTACACTGGAACTTTTCCGTTGTGA
- the LOC104782442 gene encoding protein DA1-related 2-like isoform X1, translated as MDSSSSSSSSSSPSSSYGVARVSHISNPCIFAEVGSSSSSTYRDKRWKLMKWVSKLFKSGSNGGSGAARTNHYPPQFQEDENMVFPLPPSSLDDRSRGGRDKEELDRAISLSLADDRKRPHGYGWSTDNNRDFPRPFHGGLNPSSFIPPYDPSYQCRRRQSRICGGCNRDIGMGNYLGCMGTFFHPECFCCHSCGYAITEHEFSLSGTKPYHKLCFKELTHPKCEVCHHFIPTNDAGLIEYRCHPFWNQKYCPAHEYDKTARCCSCERLESWDVRYYTLDDGRSLCLECMETAITDTGECQPLYHAIRDYYEGMYMKLDQQIPMLLVQREALNDAIVGEKNGYHHMPETRGLCLSEEQTVTSVLRRPRLGAHRLVGMRTQPQKLIRKCEVTAILVLYGLPRLLTGAILAHELMHGWLRLKGYRNLNPEVEEGICQVLSYMWLESEVLSDTSSRNLPSTSSAATPSSSSSSNKKGGKSNVEKKLGEFFKHQIAHDASPAYGGGFRAANAAVCKYGLRPTLDHIRYTGTFPL; from the exons atggattcttcttcctcttcctcttcttcttcttctccttcttcttcctacgGTGTTGCTCGTGTCAGCCATATCTCCAATCCTTGTATCTTCG CGGAAGTTGGGTCGTCATCTTCGTCGACATATAGAGATAAGAGATGGAAGTTGATGAAATGGGTGAGTAAGCTTTTCAAAAGTGGCTCTAATGGTGGTAGTGGTGCAGCTCGCACTAATCATTATCCTCCTCAGTTTCAAGAGGACGAGAATATGGTCTTTCCTCTACCTCCTTCTTCTTTG GATGATCGGTCGAGAGGCGGACGGGACAAAGAAGAACTCGACCGTGCAATTTCACTTTCTCTAGCCGACGACAGGAAGCGCCCACATG GGTATGGTTGGTCTACGGATAACAATCGAGATTTTCCAAGGCCTTTTCACGGTGGCTTGAATCCATCATCCTTCATTCCACCGTATGATCCTTCCTATCAATGCAGACGAAGACAAAG TAGAATATGCGGTGGTTGCAATCGTGATATTGGAATGGGTAACTATCTAGGATGCATGGGAACATTCTTTCATCCTGAATGCTTCTGTTGCCACTCTTGTGGTTACGCTATCACTGAGCATgag TTCTCTCTGTCAGGAACCAAACCCTATCATAAGCTTTGTTTCAAAGAGCTTACTCATCCCAAATGCGAAGTTTGTCACCATTTT ATTCCAACTAATGATGCTGGTTTGATCGAGTATCGATGCCATCCGTTTTGGAACCAAAAGTATTGCCCGGCTCACGAATACGATAAAACCGCTCGTTGTTGTAGCTGTGAACGCTTGGAG TCATGGGATGTGAGATATTACACGTTAGACGATGGGAGAAGTTTGTGTTTAGAATGTATGGAAACCGCGATAACCGACACTGGAGAGTGTCAACCGCTTTACCACGCGATAAGAGACTATTACGAAGGAATGTACATGAAACTTGATCAACAGATTCCTATGCTTCTTGTTCAAAGAGAAGCTCTCAATGATGCTATTGTAGGAGAGAAAAAC GGATACCATCACATGCCTGAGACAAGAGGGTTATGCTTGTCAGAAGAACAAACAGTTACAAGT GTTCTTAGAAGACCGAGACTTGGTGCTCACCGTCTTGTTGGTATGAGAACTCAGCCTCAAAAGCTAATACGAAAATGTGAAGTCACTGCGATTTTAGTTCTTTACGGCCTCCCAAG GTTACTAACTGGAGCAATTCTCGCCCATGAGCTCATGCACGGATGGCTAAGGCTCAAAG GGTATAGGAACCTTAACCCTGAGGTAGAGGAAGGAATCTGCCAAGTCCTCTCTTACATGTGGCTTGAGTCTGAGGTTCTCTCAGATACTTCATCAAGAAACTTGCCTTCAACATCATCCGCGGCCacgccatcatcatcatcgtcttctaaCAAGAAAGGAGGGAAATCAAACGTGGAGAAGAAACTTGGAGAGTTCTTTAAGCATCAGATAGCTCATGATGCATCTCCAGCTTATGGAGGAGGTTTCAGAGCAGCAAATGCAGCGGTGTGTAAGTACGGTCTGCGTCCCACACTCGATCATATCCGCTACACTGGAACTTTTCCGTTGTGA
- the LOC104782442 gene encoding protein DA1-related 2-like isoform X2: MDSSSSSSSSSSPSSSYGVARVSHISNPCIFAEVGSSSSSTYRDKRWKLMKWVSKLFKSGSNGGSGAARTNHYPPQFQEDENMVFPLPPSSLDDRSRGGRDKEELDRAISLSLADDRKRPHGYGWSTDNNRDFPRPFHGGLNPSSFIPPYDPSYQCRRRQRICGGCNRDIGMGNYLGCMGTFFHPECFCCHSCGYAITEHEFSLSGTKPYHKLCFKELTHPKCEVCHHFIPTNDAGLIEYRCHPFWNQKYCPAHEYDKTARCCSCERLESWDVRYYTLDDGRSLCLECMETAITDTGECQPLYHAIRDYYEGMYMKLDQQIPMLLVQREALNDAIVGEKNGYHHMPETRGLCLSEEQTVTSVLRRPRLGAHRLVGMRTQPQKLIRKCEVTAILVLYGLPRLLTGAILAHELMHGWLRLKGYRNLNPEVEEGICQVLSYMWLESEVLSDTSSRNLPSTSSAATPSSSSSSNKKGGKSNVEKKLGEFFKHQIAHDASPAYGGGFRAANAAVCKYGLRPTLDHIRYTGTFPL; this comes from the exons atggattcttcttcctcttcctcttcttcttcttctccttcttcttcctacgGTGTTGCTCGTGTCAGCCATATCTCCAATCCTTGTATCTTCG CGGAAGTTGGGTCGTCATCTTCGTCGACATATAGAGATAAGAGATGGAAGTTGATGAAATGGGTGAGTAAGCTTTTCAAAAGTGGCTCTAATGGTGGTAGTGGTGCAGCTCGCACTAATCATTATCCTCCTCAGTTTCAAGAGGACGAGAATATGGTCTTTCCTCTACCTCCTTCTTCTTTG GATGATCGGTCGAGAGGCGGACGGGACAAAGAAGAACTCGACCGTGCAATTTCACTTTCTCTAGCCGACGACAGGAAGCGCCCACATG GGTATGGTTGGTCTACGGATAACAATCGAGATTTTCCAAGGCCTTTTCACGGTGGCTTGAATCCATCATCCTTCATTCCACCGTATGATCCTTCCTATCAATGCAGACGAAGACAAAG AATATGCGGTGGTTGCAATCGTGATATTGGAATGGGTAACTATCTAGGATGCATGGGAACATTCTTTCATCCTGAATGCTTCTGTTGCCACTCTTGTGGTTACGCTATCACTGAGCATgag TTCTCTCTGTCAGGAACCAAACCCTATCATAAGCTTTGTTTCAAAGAGCTTACTCATCCCAAATGCGAAGTTTGTCACCATTTT ATTCCAACTAATGATGCTGGTTTGATCGAGTATCGATGCCATCCGTTTTGGAACCAAAAGTATTGCCCGGCTCACGAATACGATAAAACCGCTCGTTGTTGTAGCTGTGAACGCTTGGAG TCATGGGATGTGAGATATTACACGTTAGACGATGGGAGAAGTTTGTGTTTAGAATGTATGGAAACCGCGATAACCGACACTGGAGAGTGTCAACCGCTTTACCACGCGATAAGAGACTATTACGAAGGAATGTACATGAAACTTGATCAACAGATTCCTATGCTTCTTGTTCAAAGAGAAGCTCTCAATGATGCTATTGTAGGAGAGAAAAAC GGATACCATCACATGCCTGAGACAAGAGGGTTATGCTTGTCAGAAGAACAAACAGTTACAAGT GTTCTTAGAAGACCGAGACTTGGTGCTCACCGTCTTGTTGGTATGAGAACTCAGCCTCAAAAGCTAATACGAAAATGTGAAGTCACTGCGATTTTAGTTCTTTACGGCCTCCCAAG GTTACTAACTGGAGCAATTCTCGCCCATGAGCTCATGCACGGATGGCTAAGGCTCAAAG GGTATAGGAACCTTAACCCTGAGGTAGAGGAAGGAATCTGCCAAGTCCTCTCTTACATGTGGCTTGAGTCTGAGGTTCTCTCAGATACTTCATCAAGAAACTTGCCTTCAACATCATCCGCGGCCacgccatcatcatcatcgtcttctaaCAAGAAAGGAGGGAAATCAAACGTGGAGAAGAAACTTGGAGAGTTCTTTAAGCATCAGATAGCTCATGATGCATCTCCAGCTTATGGAGGAGGTTTCAGAGCAGCAAATGCAGCGGTGTGTAAGTACGGTCTGCGTCCCACACTCGATCATATCCGCTACACTGGAACTTTTCCGTTGTGA
- the LOC104782443 gene encoding serine/threonine-protein phosphatase PP1 isozyme 4, translated as MATTTGQQTAIDTAVLDDIIKRLTEVRLARPGKQVQLSEAEIKQLCTTARDICLQQPNLLELEAPIKICGDIHGQYSDLLRLFEYGGFPPSANYLFLGDYVDRGKQSLETICLLLAYKIKYPGNFFLLRGNHECASINRIYGFYDECKRRFNVRVWKVFSDCFNCLPVAALIDDKILCMHGGLSPELNHLDEIRNLPRPTMIPDNGLLCDLLWSDPGKDVKGWGANDRGVSYTFGPDKVSEFLTKHDLDLVCRAHQVVEDGYEFFADRQLVTVFSAPNYCGEFDNAGAMMSVDENLMCSFQILKPAEKKTKFMMSTKI; from the exons ATGGCGACGACGACGGGGCAGCAAACGGCGATTGACACGGCGGTTCTTGATGATATAATCAAACGACTCACGGAGGTTCGGTTAGCTAGACCGGGAAAGCAAGTCCAGCTCTCGGAAGCTGAGATCAAACAGCTCTGTACTACAGCTCGAGATATTTGTCTTCAGCAACCCAATTTGCTTGAGCTTGAAGCACCCatcaaaatttgtg GTGACATACATGGGCAATATAGTGATTTGCTGAGGCTGTTCGAGTACGGTGGCTTCCCTCCTAGCGCTAATTATCTGTTTCTCGGGGACTACGTGGACAGAGGCAAACAGAGTCTTGAAACAATATGTCTTTTACTAGCTTACAAGATCAAATACCCTGGGAACTTTTTTCTACTGAGAGGAAACCACGAATGTGCTTCTATCAATCGGATTTATGGGTTTTATGATGAATGTAAAAGGAGGTTCAATGTGAGGGTATGGAAGGTTTTCTCAGATTGCTTTAACTGTCTTCCTGTTGCGGCGCTTATAGATGACAAAATATTGTGTATGCACGGTGGACTTTCGCCGGAGCTTAATCATTTGGATGAGATTAGGAACTTGCCTCGTCCTACTATGATTCCGGACAACGGGCTGCTCTGTGATTTGCTTTGGTCTGATCCTGGGAAAGATGTTAAAGGATGGGGAGCGAATGATAGAGGGGTTTCATACACCTTTGGTCCTGATAAAGTCTCTGAGTTTCTTACGAAACATGATCTTGACCTTGTTTGCCGTGCCCATCAG GTCGTGGAGGATGGCTATGAGTTCTTTGCTGATAGGCAACTCGTGACGGTGTTTTCAGCTCCTAACTACTGTGGCGAATTTGATAATGCTGGTGCAATGATGAGCGTGGACGAGAATCTTATGTGCTCATTTCAGATTTTGAAGCCCGCTGAGAAGAAGACCAAATTCATGATGTCCACAAAGATTTGA
- the LOC104782444 gene encoding subtilisin-like protease SBT4.1, whose translation MATSFRTFLFLLQLLLFFVASSAEANDPRETYLVQMKVGGHRYGSSSGHQELLGEVLDDDSTIEDAFIYSYSESFTGLAARLTQSECQKLRRRREVLEVSRSRDLKLQTTRSWDFMNLTLEAERNPENESDLVVAVIDTGIWPYSEVFSSDSPPPPGWENKCEDITCNNKIVGARSYYPGKEKYKWIEEKSVIDVTGHGTHVASIVAGRKVEKASYFGLAEGTMRGGVPNAKIAVYKTCWNVIRLDGTESQVCREHDVVKAIDQAILDKVDIISFSQGIKYTQLQEDKISWAFLRALNNGILTSAAAGNTGKYHEVVNAAPWVMTVAASLKDRFFETKLELEGEDKPIVVYDTINTFETQDSFYPLLREKAPAELIRKRELIAESKIHPISSNDENDEGKDVLVPFSKIKLLDKAIKERAKGAIVLGKELHDFNETKKLQFPIASIFLDKLKKAKLEKYYRKHQGKGSVKIHKTEEIAREEGWVPTVAKISSRGPSCDKFLANILKPDIAAPGLDIIAGWPENVNLLSDDVPSNGYRHLRFNIMSGTSMACPHATGLALYLKSFTNSWSPSAVKSALMTTSTEMTDEGNEFAYGSGHLNAAKVLDPGLVYETHYQDYIDYMCKQGYNTEKLRSDAGSDKIDCSKTEIDPKADLNYPTMTARVPLDAPFEEIFRRTVTNVYDGESTYRGEINYRGDKDFDNIIVDPPQLQFSELGQTKTFTVTVTGTSKPNWKAGKAFMTRNTWLTWTEIDGSRKVRSPIVIYSVKEPEACSLIPKT comes from the exons ATGGCAACATCTTTTCGTaccttcctcttccttcttcaacTGCTACTCTTTTTCGTTGCTTCTTCTGCGGAAGCAAACGACCCGCGAGAG ACATACCTTGTGCAGATGAAAGTTGGAGGGCATCGATATGGGTCAAGTTCCGGTCACCAAGAACTACTCGGCGAAGTTCTTGACGACGATAG CACTATAGAGGATGCATTTATCTACAGCTATAGTGAGAGTTTCACCGGTTTGGCAGCAAGACTCACACAAAGTGAATGTCAAAAGCTGAGGA GGAGGAGAGAAGTATTGGAAGTGTCGCGTAGCAGAGACCTAAAGCTTCAAACGACAAGATCATGGGACTTCATGAATCTAACATTAGAAGCTGAGCGAAATCCCGAGAATGAGAGTGATTTGGTGGTGGCTGTCATCGACACGGGCATCTGGCCTTACTCTGAGGTCTTCAGTAGCGACAGCCCTCCTCCTCCGGGTTGGGAAAACAAATGCGAAGATATAACTTGCAACAA CAAGATCGTTGGGGCTCGATCATACTACCCGGGCAAAGAAAAGTACAAGTGGATTGAAGAGAAATCGGTGATTGACGTGACGGGACACGGCACACACGTAGCCTCCATTGTTGCCGGTAGGAAAGTAGAGAAGGCGAGCTACTTTGGGCTAGCGGAAGGCACGATGAGAGGTGGTGTTCCCAACGCAAAGATCGCCGTTTACAAAACATGTTGGAATGTAATAAGATTAGATGGTACAGAGAGTCAAGTTTGTCGAGAACATGATGTCGTGAAGGCAATAGATCAAGCGATCTTGGACAAGGTCGACATCATCTCGTTTTCCCAGGGGATTAAATATACTCAGCTGCAAGAAGATAAAATCTCGTGGGCGTTCCTGAGAGCACTTAATAATGGAATTTTGACTTCAGCCGCCGCCGGGAACACTGGGAAATATCATGAGGTCGTCAATGCCGCACCTTGGGTCATGACGGTTGCAGCGAGCTTGAAAGATAGATTTTTCGAGACTAAGTTGGAGCTGGAAGGAGAAGATAAGCCAATTGTA GTGTACGACACAATCAACACCTTTGAGACACAAGATTCGTTCTACccacttttgagagaaaaagcgCCCGCTGAATTAATAAGAAAACGTGAACTCATCGCTGA AAGCAAAATTCACCCAATCTCGTCTAACGATGAGAACGACGAAGGAAAAGATGTTCTCGTCCCATTCTCAAAAATCAAACTCTTGGACAAAGCGATTAAAGAGAGAGCGAAAGGCGCAATCGTATTGGGAAAGGAACTTCATGACTTCAATGAGACGAAAAAGTTACAGTTTCCTATCGCTTCTATATTTTTGGACAAACTAAAAAAGGCTAAACTAGAGAAGTACTATAGAAAACATCAAGG CAAAGGTTCAGTCAAAATCCACAAGACGGAAGAAATTGCACGAGAAGAGGGATGGGTTCCAACTGTTGCTAAAATCTCGTCAAGGGGTCCTAGTTGTGACAAGTTCCTAGCAAACATTCTAAAG CCCGATATAGCTGCTCCAGGGTTAGACATCATAGCAGGATGGCCAGAGAATGTGAATCTTTTGTCAGACGACGTCCCCTCCAACGGCTACCGCCATCTAAGATTCAACATAATGTCAGGAACTTCCATGGCTTGCCCTCACGCCACTGGACTTGCCTTGTACCTCAAGTCATTCACCAACTCGTGGTCTCCATCTGCTGTTAAATCTGCCCTCATGACCACTT CCACGGAGATGACAGATGAGGGGAATGAGTTTGCATACGGGTCAGGTCACTTAAACGCTGCAAAAGTCCTAGACCCGGGTTTGGTCTACGAAACACATTACCAAGACTACATAGATTACATGTGCAAACAAGGTTACAACACAGAGAAGCTAAGATCAGACGCTGGAAGCGACAAAATAGATTGCTCCAAGACAGAGATAGACCCCAAAGCCGACCTCAACTATCCAACCATGACGGCTCGAGTCCCCCTCGATGCCCCATTTGAAGAAATCTTCCGTAGAACGGTCACCAACGTTTACGACGGAGAGTCCACTTACCGCGGGGAAATCAACTACCGGGGTGATAAGGACTTTGACAATATCATTGTGGATCCTCCACAGTTACAATTTAGTGAGTTGGGACAGACCAAGACTTTCACGGTGACTGTCACCGGAACATCGAAGCCGAATTGGAAGGCGGGGAAGGCGTTTATGACAAGGAACACGTGGCTCACGTGGACGGAAATCGATGGTTCTCGCAAAGTCAGGAGTCCCATAGTCATATACTCTGTTAAGGAACCCGAAGCTTGCAGTTTAATTCCCAAGACCTAA
- the LOC104782445 gene encoding uncharacterized protein LOC104782445, with translation MDKKKSVSGSSSSSSSLDHLFGPRVSPSSSSSSTTGLFNSIFPPTSTETQANLASRNGAAKYPPTNLGIPNERGERSKNKERKSYQNEETQPPCNLSSSIYYGGQDNYSYSTTNPDAYKKDGEEGDSESAPRGNWWDGSLYY, from the exons ATGGACAAGAAAAAGTCAGTATCTggttcctcttcatcttcttcatctttggaTCATCTTTTCGGTCCAAGAGTctctccttcgtcttcttcatcatcaacaacaggATTGTTCAATTCTATTTTCCCACCAACCTCAACG GAGACGCAAGCAAACTTGGCAAGTCGAAATGGAGCTGCCAAATATCCACCTACAAATTTGGGGATTCCAA ATGAGAGAGGAGAAAGGAGCAAAAATAAGGAGAGAAAGAGTTACCAAAATGAAGAAACACAACCACCATGCAACTTGAGCTCATCCATATACTATGGAGGCCAAGATAACTATTCCTATTCAACTACCAACCCTGATGCT TATAAGAAAGATGGAGAGGAAGGCGATTCTGAAAGTGCTCCAAGAGGAAACTGGTGGGATG GATCGCTTTATTACTAA